The stretch of DNA GCGTTCAGGCCGCGGAGAACAGGGCGCCGGCGCGCTCGATGAGCTGCGCGCGGGCATGAAGCGGGTAGGGCGTGCGGGTTCCGACACCCCAGACCGGGCCGGGCCAGGCCGGGTCCGAGCGGAAGCGTCCGACGACATGGACGTGAAGCTGCGCGACGACGTTGCCGAGGGCTCCGACATTCACCTTGTCGGGCCGGGACAGGGCCTGCATCACGCCGACGGCGATGCGGGCCTCCTGCCAGAGCGCCTGCGCGTCCGGCTCTGCGAGATCGGTGATCTCGACGAGATCCGTGCGGCGCGGCACGAGGATCAGCCAGGGAAACCGGGCATCATCCATCAGCAATACGCGGCACAGGTCCAAGTCGCCGATCTCGACGGAGTCGGCGGCCAGGCGCGGATCGAGGGTGAAGTCCGAGTCGCTCATCGCTCACCGATGTAGCGCAGCTCCGGCCGCGGCGCGCGGCCGGTTCGTGGGAACGGTGACGCAGCACACGCGCGGCGGCGGACCGGCACGGTCAGAGGCCCGGCACGACACCCTGGCGTCCGACCGCGATCGTGACGGCGTCGAGCGATCCGTCCGGTGCCGACCGGGCGAAGATGGTCACGGCTGCGCCCGGTTCGAGCAGGGCCTTCTCGCCGGGCGAGATCTGGGTCACCGGCGTGTCGCGGGGGACCTCGAAGGCGGATCGGCCGCCGCCGTAGCTCAGCGCAACCCGCAGGGGCGATCCGGCCTGCAGGTCGGCGACCCAGCCGGCCGTCAGGGTGGCGCCGGGCGCGGTGTCCCAGGGTTGGCTTCCCGCCTCGAAGCCCCGTTCGGACGGCGAGTACAGCGTCACCGCCGTGGCGCGCTGCGGCTCCGATCCGGGAGCACCGACCACGCTGACGTAGCTCTCAGGCTTGATCGCCCACACGGACGACTGGTTCACCGCGTAGACCCGGGTCCGCGGGCCCATCCGCAGGCTCAGGGTGCTGCCGCTGGACCGCCTGATCTCCAGGCGGTCAGCCTCGGCGCGGATCACCGTACCGCGAAACCGGGGCAGGATTGCTTCCGCGCGGGCGGCGGTTGTGGCGGCCAGGGCCAGCACGGCGGCAAGGAGAAGGCGTCTCACAGGGCTCACGGGCTCCTTGTCGCTCAGGTCCGGGAGCCGAACGTCAGGCGCCACGCCCGGTTCCCGCCCGCAGGCCTGCCATCCCGCACGCCGCCGCTCAAGGCCCCGCCCTCAATGCGCCATCAGCACCGGCATGTCGGCGTGGGCGAGCACGTGGCTGGTGACGCCGCCGAAGATCATCTGGCGCAGGCGGCTCTGGGTGTAGGCGCCCTTGATCAGCAGGTCGCAGCCGAAGGCCTGAGCCTCGGTGAGGAAGGTCTCGCCGGGGGCGCGCCGACCGGCCGGCAGCGCCCGGTGGGACG from Methylobacterium sp. PvR107 encodes:
- a CDS encoding HIT domain-containing protein; amino-acid sequence: MSDSDFTLDPRLAADSVEIGDLDLCRVLLMDDARFPWLILVPRRTDLVEITDLAEPDAQALWQEARIAVGVMQALSRPDKVNVGALGNVVAQLHVHVVGRFRSDPAWPGPVWGVGTRTPYPLHARAQLIERAGALFSAA